A window of the Elusimicrobiota bacterium genome harbors these coding sequences:
- a CDS encoding outer membrane lipoprotein-sorting protein gives MVKLILTGLFILLPAARLCAESRVTPILKAIDANYKMKKDVRADVTLTQQRAGQGTKIIDMAYFRRDSDDAFLIVMNAPENEKGNGYIRVGDNFWMYRKNTRTFQHVNRDESIGGSDAHSSDFETRKLDELYGPVFDSSGTEKISEDILGKVPVYKFELKARVNDVDYPRQIFWTRRDNNLLLKQEAYSLSGTLMQTAYSIKFTEIEGRYVPVKQLFIDEFEKGNKTIVEIANIVPGKLDDKIFTKAYLENLSK, from the coding sequence ATGGTAAAACTTATTTTAACAGGCCTCTTTATCCTGCTTCCCGCGGCGCGGCTTTGCGCCGAAAGCCGCGTGACGCCCATCCTCAAGGCCATAGACGCGAATTACAAAATGAAAAAGGATGTCCGCGCCGACGTCACCCTGACCCAGCAGCGCGCCGGACAGGGCACCAAAATAATCGACATGGCCTACTTCCGCCGCGATTCCGACGACGCTTTTCTTATAGTAATGAACGCCCCCGAGAACGAAAAAGGCAACGGCTATATCCGCGTGGGCGACAACTTCTGGATGTACCGCAAGAACACCCGCACTTTTCAGCACGTGAACCGCGACGAAAGCATAGGCGGTTCCGACGCCCATAGCTCGGATTTCGAAACCCGCAAGCTTGACGAGCTTTACGGCCCCGTGTTCGATTCTTCCGGCACCGAAAAGATCTCGGAGGATATTCTCGGCAAAGTGCCGGTATATAAATTCGAGCTGAAAGCCAGGGTCAACGATGTTGATTATCCACGCCAGATCTTCTGGACGCGCCGCGACAACAACCTGCTGCTCAAGCAGGAGGCCTATTCCCTTTCCGGCACGCTGATGCAGACGGCGTATTCCATCAAGTTCACCGAGATAGAGGGGCGCTATGTGCCGGTGAAGCAGTTATTCATTGACGAGTTCGAAAAAGGCAACAAGACCATAGTGGAGATAGCTAATATCGTCCCCGGCAAGCTGGACGATAAAATATTCACTAAGGCGTACCTGGAGAATCTCAGTAAGTAA